Genomic DNA from Bacteroides zhangwenhongii:
TCCGATTGCATTTTGCAGAGGATAGGGAAAGTTTCTCCCGATCAGGATACGTCCATAGATGGAAGGAATGACGGAGAAGCGGCGGGTGATGGGAAGAACACTTGCCCATGAAGCACTCAATGCAGAGAAAGGAGCGTGTTCGTTATATTGCGCCATATTATCCGTATAGAGGGAATAGGCAGCCTTAAAGTCGCTACCTTTGGCGGGGAAATATCCTTTATCGTATGTGTTGTAATGTATTTGGGCAAAATAACTCAGAAAATGTTCCGATTCTACTTTCAAATCAATCAGTTCCGGTTGTTTAAACAGGAAGTCTTTGTATTTGTAATATTCAAAACGGAGTCCGAGCCCGAAACGGAAGTTTTTGTACCATACATCAGAGAAGCCGAATTCGGCTAAGTGATATTTATAGGTTGTATTGTAGGCACGGTTTCCCTTCTCGTAGATGTTGATGTCGTTGTATTGGAACATATACGAGAAGTTGAAATTACGCTGCTGCATGGGTTCGAGGGTATAGTCGATACGTGCGGCATATCGCTTACCCAACCGTCCGGTGAGGGACAGGCGGGAAGGAATATGAGTCTTGAGGTCTGCAGTGGCATTAAGCAACAGAGAGGCAATCTCTTCCGAATCGAAGCGGATACCCAGATTGATTCTTCTTTCATATTTCTCTTGCAACAGGAAGTTGAGATGGTAGCCTTCGGGAGTATCTGTCAGTGTATAACTGGCACTAGAGTAAGACTGGCTACCGCGTAACAGGTCTAAGGCCTGTTCTATTTGCTGCGTCGTGATGTTACTGTTTTCTTTTAAGTTACATTTCTTCATTAACCATTTTTTGTCGTCAGTCTCTACTCCGGAGAAAGAAATATCTGTGACGTAAATGGTGCGCACATTGGAGAAGGAAGAGTAAGGGCCATGCTGCTTGGGCTTATAATCGTCCGGTATCCCTATTCTCTTTTTTAAGGCAAGCAGGGATTCCCATTGCGATCTTGCCGCCTCTTCACCCCTTCGCATCAAACTGTCAATGGCGGTCGGAGTAAAGCTGGCGGAGGAATATCCTTCCACATTCACACGGATATAGGTATCTGTGATATCTACATTCTTCTCATGATTGGACTGGCAGGTAAGGTCGACAATCTGTCCCAGAATATCGGGTGCACTGTTCAGCTTGTCTGCCTTTTTTAAAGCATTCTGCACATCTACTCCGATAATAATATCCGCCCCCATAGCTTTCACTACATCTGCCGGATAATTGTTTACGATTCCGCCGTCCACTAATACCATACTGTCTTTCCGTACCGGAGTAAATACCCCGGGAATGGCCATACTGGCACGCATGGCGGTGGAGAGTATTCCGTCATGGAATACAATAGGTTCTCCGTTCACTACATTGGCTGCCACACAGGCAAAAGGAATGGGCAGTTTATTAAAGTTGATGGAGTCATGATACCCCATTGTCAAATCCGAGAATAGATTGGCTAGATTCTGCCCTTTTACGATTCCTCCTGAAGCTGCGTCTTTGGGTGTTTTTGTAAAAGGGATGGAAACGATAAACCTTTCGGAACGTTCACGGTCCGTTAGTGACATGGAACTCCGTTTTACCCGGTCGCTCAACAAGAATGTCCAATTTTGCTTTCGCACCATGCTGTCCAACTGCTCAGGTGTGTAGCCTATAGCGTAAAGCCCTCCTACGATGGCTCCCATACTGGTCCCGGCTATATAATCAATAGGAATTCCGGCCTCCTCAATCACTTTCAAAGCTTTGATATGAGCCATACCTTTGGCACCTCCGCCGCTTAGGACTACTCCTACTTTTTTGCGTTGTTGCTCTTGAGAATGCAAAGAAAAAGGAAATATTAAGCAGGTTAATAAAACCAATGTTGAAAGTATTTGTTTTTTCATCAGACAGGTGTTTATATATACTACAAATGTAGGGTATAATTTGTTTAGTTGTTGAATTGGGAAATGGAAAAAATGTTCCAAAAGTCGGAATTGTGGATTATTTCTACATATTTCCGATAAATTCTACATTTCCGCATTTGGCATGATAAGGTATAATGAGCTGATAGACAGTAAATAATAAATGTAATGATTTTGGCATGCTATTTGCCTGAGAGGAAGATAGAACAAGCATAAGTTAAATTTAATAATAAGATTCGATATGAGATTATTCTTTTCGAAACATGAGTTGAAACTGAGAAGAAAGAGAAACATTGCTGCTATAATTTGCGTGGTAATTGTGTTGGGGGTGTATTGGATACTAACCCGGCCTCAGAAGGTTGAGCCGGAAATGCCGACAGTCATTGTGGAATCGGTAGTTAAAGATGATGTGGAAATATACGGGGAATATGTCGGGCGTATCCGTGCCCAACAGTTTGTCGAAGTACGTGCGCGTGTGGAAGGCTATTTGGAGAATATGCTTTTTGCCGAAGGTACGTATGTAAATAAGAATCAGGTTTTATTTGTAATCAATCAGGATCAGTATCGTGCCAAAGCGGACAAGGCGAGAGCGCAGTTGAAGAAAGATGAGGCGCAGGCTTTGAAAGCGGAACGTGATTTAAAGCGTATCCGTCCGTTGTTTGAACAAAATGCTGCAAGTCAGTTGGATTTGGATAATGCGGAAGCTGCTTTTGAAAGTGCCGAAGCAACGGTGGCTATGAGTGAAGCAGACTTGGCACAGGCGGAACTGGAATTGGGTTATACTATTGTCCGTTCTCCTCTGTCGGGACATATCAGTGAAAGAAACGTGGATTTAGGTACGTTGGTCGGTCCCGGTGGAAAATCATTGCTTGCTACCATTGTGAAAAGTGACACAGTATTGGTGGATTTTAGTATGACGGCACTCGATTATCTGAAAAGTAAAGAAAGAAATATTAATTTGGGCCAACAGGATTCTACCCGTTCCTGGCAACCCAATATCACTATTACGCTGGCGGATAATACCGTTTATCCATACAAAGGATATGTAGATTTTGCCGAACCGCAGGTCGATCCTCAGACGGGAACTTTTTCCGTCCGTGCCGAAATGCCGAATCCGAAACAAGTCTTGTTGCCGGGACAGTTTACTAAGGTCAAACTATTGTTGGATGTTCGTGAAGGTGCACTCGTTGTTCCGATGAAAGCGGTTACCATTGAAAAAGGAGGAGCATATATTTATACCATGCGTAAGGATAATACGGTAGAGAAACGTTTTATTGAATTGGGACCGGAAGTAGGGAATAATGTAGTGGTGGAAAGAGGACTGGCAGCAGGAGAAATTGTTGTAGTGGAAGGTTTCCATAAGTTGACGCCGGGAATGAAAGTGCGGGTAAGTCAGCCGGAGATGGAAACGAAGGATAACGCGAAAGGAGAATAGGCGATGAAAGTTACGTTTTTTATAGATAGGCCGGTTTTTTCGGCTGTAATCTCTATCGTGATTGTGATTGTCGGTATTATCGGTTTGACAATGCTCCCGGTAGATCAATATCCGCAGATCACTCCTCCGGTGGTGAAGATCAGTGCGTCTTATCCGGGTGCGAGTGCGCTTACCGTATCTCAGGCAGTAGCTACTCCGATTGAGCAGGAGATCAATGGTACGCCGGGAATGCTTTATATGGAGTCGAACAGTTCTAATTCCGGAGGTTTTTCGGCAACGGTTACATTTGATGTTTCTGCTGATCCGGATTTGGCGGCAGTCGAAATTCAGAATCGTGTGAAACTGGCGGAATCCCGTTTGCCGGCAGAGGTGATCCAAAATGGTATTTCGGTAGAAAAGCAGGCTCCCAGCCAGTTGATGACACTCTGTCTGACTTCCACCGATCCGAAGTTTGACGAAATTTATCTGAGTAACTTCGCTACCATCAATGTGCTTGATGTGATTCGCCGTATTCCGGGAGTGGGACGTGTTTCAAATATTGGTAGCCGTTATTATGCAATGCAGATATGGGCACAGCCCGATAAATTGGCGAATTTCGGTCTGACCGTGCAGGACTTGCAAAATGCCTTGAAAGATCAGAATCGTGAATCTGCGGCAGGTGTGCTAGGGCAACAACCGGTGCAGGGATTGGATATAACGATTCCTATTACAACTCAAGGACGCCTTTCTACGGTTGGACAGTTTGAGGATATTGTGGTGCGTGCCAATGCAAACGGTTCCATCATTCGGTTGAGGGATGTGGCGCGTGTTTCTTTGGAGGCTTCTTCCTACAATACAGAGAGTGGTATCAACGGTGAGAATGCCGCCGTGCTTGGTATCTATATGTTGCCGGGTGCCAATGCGATGGAGGTGGCTGAAAGAGTGAAGGAAGCGATGGCGGAAATTAGCAAGAACTTCCCGGAAGGGTTGAGCTACGAGATTCCGTTTGATATGACAACCTATATTTCAGAATCTATCCATGAAGTATATAAAACCTTATTTGAGGCTTTAGTACTGGTAGTGTTGGTGGTATATCTTTCTTTACAGAGCTGGCGTGCGACGTTGATTCCTGTAGTGGCGGTACCTATTTCATTGATCGGTACTTTCGGTTTTATGTTGATTTTTGGTTTCTCTTTGAATATCTTGACTTTGCTCGGATTGATTCTTGCCATCGGTATTGTGGTGGACGATGCAATTGTAGTGGTGGAAGGAGTAGAGCATATTATGGAAACGGAAAAGCTGAGTCCTTATGAAGCTACCAAGAAAGCGATGAACGGACTGGCAAGCGCCTTGATTGCCACTTCATTGGTATTGGCTGCTGTGTTCGTTCCTGTCAGTTTCTTGAGCGGAATTACAGGACAGTTATATCGTCAGTTTACAGTGACGATTGTAGTGTCCGTACTCATTTCCACAGTCGTAGCTTTGACATTGAGTCCGGTCATGTGTTCTCTGATCTTAAAACCGGATAGTGGGAAGAAGAAAAACATTGTTTTCAGGAAAATCAATGAATGGTTAGGTATTGGCGGTAATAAATATGTAGCTGCCGTTACCCGGACTATCAAGCATCCTCGCCGGGTGTTGAGTGCTTTCGGTATGGTGTTGATAGCCATAATGTTGGTTCATCGTATTATTCCGACTAGTTTTTTGCCCGTAGAGGACCAGGGTTACTTTAAGATTGAATTGGAATTGCCGGAGGGAGCTACTTTGGAACGTACGCGCATTGTGACCGATCGTGCCATTGCTTATCTGGAA
This window encodes:
- a CDS encoding efflux RND transporter periplasmic adaptor subunit, with protein sequence MRLFFSKHELKLRRKRNIAAIICVVIVLGVYWILTRPQKVEPEMPTVIVESVVKDDVEIYGEYVGRIRAQQFVEVRARVEGYLENMLFAEGTYVNKNQVLFVINQDQYRAKADKARAQLKKDEAQALKAERDLKRIRPLFEQNAASQLDLDNAEAAFESAEATVAMSEADLAQAELELGYTIVRSPLSGHISERNVDLGTLVGPGGKSLLATIVKSDTVLVDFSMTALDYLKSKERNINLGQQDSTRSWQPNITITLADNTVYPYKGYVDFAEPQVDPQTGTFSVRAEMPNPKQVLLPGQFTKVKLLLDVREGALVVPMKAVTIEKGGAYIYTMRKDNTVEKRFIELGPEVGNNVVVERGLAAGEIVVVEGFHKLTPGMKVRVSQPEMETKDNAKGE
- a CDS encoding patatin-like phospholipase family protein produces the protein MKKQILSTLVLLTCLIFPFSLHSQEQQRKKVGVVLSGGGAKGMAHIKALKVIEEAGIPIDYIAGTSMGAIVGGLYAIGYTPEQLDSMVRKQNWTFLLSDRVKRSSMSLTDRERSERFIVSIPFTKTPKDAASGGIVKGQNLANLFSDLTMGYHDSINFNKLPIPFACVAANVVNGEPIVFHDGILSTAMRASMAIPGVFTPVRKDSMVLVDGGIVNNYPADVVKAMGADIIIGVDVQNALKKADKLNSAPDILGQIVDLTCQSNHEKNVDITDTYIRVNVEGYSSASFTPTAIDSLMRRGEEAARSQWESLLALKKRIGIPDDYKPKQHGPYSSFSNVRTIYVTDISFSGVETDDKKWLMKKCNLKENSNITTQQIEQALDLLRGSQSYSSASYTLTDTPEGYHLNFLLQEKYERRINLGIRFDSEEIASLLLNATADLKTHIPSRLSLTGRLGKRYAARIDYTLEPMQQRNFNFSYMFQYNDINIYEKGNRAYNTTYKYHLAEFGFSDVWYKNFRFGLGLRFEYYKYKDFLFKQPELIDLKVESEHFLSYFAQIHYNTYDKGYFPAKGSDFKAAYSLYTDNMAQYNEHAPFSALSASWASVLPITRRFSVIPSIYGRILIGRNFPYPLQNAIGGEVPGFYIPQQLPFAGVNNIELMDNAIMIASLKFRQRMGAIHYLILTGNYGLTDSYFFKILKGKQLFGISAGYGMDSVFGPLEISLGYSNQTDKASCFVNLGYYF
- a CDS encoding efflux RND transporter permease subunit — translated: MKVTFFIDRPVFSAVISIVIVIVGIIGLTMLPVDQYPQITPPVVKISASYPGASALTVSQAVATPIEQEINGTPGMLYMESNSSNSGGFSATVTFDVSADPDLAAVEIQNRVKLAESRLPAEVIQNGISVEKQAPSQLMTLCLTSTDPKFDEIYLSNFATINVLDVIRRIPGVGRVSNIGSRYYAMQIWAQPDKLANFGLTVQDLQNALKDQNRESAAGVLGQQPVQGLDITIPITTQGRLSTVGQFEDIVVRANANGSIIRLRDVARVSLEASSYNTESGINGENAAVLGIYMLPGANAMEVAERVKEAMAEISKNFPEGLSYEIPFDMTTYISESIHEVYKTLFEALVLVVLVVYLSLQSWRATLIPVVAVPISLIGTFGFMLIFGFSLNILTLLGLILAIGIVVDDAIVVVEGVEHIMETEKLSPYEATKKAMNGLASALIATSLVLAAVFVPVSFLSGITGQLYRQFTVTIVVSVLISTVVALTLSPVMCSLILKPDSGKKKNIVFRKINEWLGIGGNKYVAAVTRTIKHPRRVLSAFGMVLIAIMLVHRIIPTSFLPVEDQGYFKIELELPEGATLERTRIVTDRAIAYLEKNPYIEYIQNVTGSSPRVGSNQGRAELTVILKPWEERKNTSIEKIMDTVERHLEEYPECKVYLSTPPVIPGLGTSGGFEMQLEARGEATFDNLVDAADTLMYYASKNKALTGLSSSLQSEIPQLYFDVDRDKVKMLGVPLADVFSTMKAYTGSVYVNDFNMFNRIYKVYIQAEAPYREHKDNINLFFVKASNGAMIPLTSLGNASYTTGPGSIKRFNMFTTAVIRGAAAQGYSSGQAMEIMEQIAREHLPDNIGLEWSGLSYQEKQAGGQTGMVMALVFLFVFLFLAAQYESWTVPIAVLLSLPVAALGAYLGVWVCGLENDVYFQIGLVMLVGLAAKNAILIVEFAKVQVDKGEDLVQSAIYAARLRFRPILMTSLAFVLGMLPMVLASGPGSASRQAIGTGVFFGMIFAIVFGIILVPFFFVMVYKTKSKLLKQKK